The following are encoded together in the Variovorax sp. PBS-H4 genome:
- a CDS encoding 2OG-Fe(II) oxygenase → MIDWERVALDLDAEGSALIEGLLSREACESLAALYPLDSLFRSRVLMERHGFGRGEYKYFGYPLPEQLATLREAMYPQLAPIANRWNQAMGIEVRFPPQHAEFIARCHAAGQMRPTPLLLQYGEGDYNCLHQDLYGEHVFPLQLVILLSEPGRDFTGGEFVMTEQRPRMQSRPMVLPLRQGDAAVIAVHHRPVQGTRGVYRVNLRHGVSRVRSGHRHTAGIIFHDAA, encoded by the coding sequence ATGATCGACTGGGAGCGCGTGGCGCTGGACCTCGATGCCGAGGGCAGCGCGCTGATCGAAGGCCTGCTGTCGCGCGAGGCGTGCGAGTCGCTCGCGGCCCTGTATCCGCTCGATTCGCTGTTCCGCAGCCGCGTGCTGATGGAACGCCACGGCTTCGGGCGCGGCGAGTACAAATACTTCGGCTATCCGCTGCCTGAGCAGCTGGCGACCCTGCGTGAAGCGATGTACCCGCAGCTCGCGCCGATCGCCAACCGCTGGAACCAGGCCATGGGCATCGAGGTGCGCTTTCCGCCGCAGCACGCGGAGTTCATCGCGCGCTGCCACGCGGCGGGACAGATGCGCCCGACGCCGCTGCTGCTGCAATACGGCGAGGGCGACTACAACTGTCTGCACCAGGACCTCTACGGCGAGCATGTGTTCCCGCTGCAGCTGGTGATCCTGCTGTCGGAGCCCGGCCGCGATTTCACCGGCGGCGAATTCGTCATGACCGAGCAGCGCCCGCGCATGCAGTCGCGGCCCATGGTGCTGCCGCTGCGGCAGGGCGACGCGGCGGTGATCGCAGTGCACCACCGGCCGGTGCAGGGCACGCGCGGCGTCTATCGCGTCAACCTGCGGCATGGCGTGAGCCGGGTGCGCTCGGGGCATCGGCACACGGCCGGCATCATCTTTCACGATGCAGCCTGA